From one Enterobacter kobei genomic stretch:
- a CDS encoding mechanosensitive ion channel family protein, with protein MPFLVGELSGAPAWVPAVLLVTVSLAVGFLARFILLQFIRYWQSRDRKLFKSLEKHLRGSMFLFIPLLLIRVGVNYANIQPESLSFIRTTTNIFIILSFCSVLIRLINVAQDMLFIRYDINISNNLRARKIRTQIMYVKKVAIVLLVTLCLSLILLSFPGVRQFGTTILAGAGVAGIIIGFALQKSLVNLFAGIQIAFTQPIKIDDAVVVEKEWGWIEEINLTYVVVRLWDLRRLVLPITYFTENPFQNWTRNNAQILGSVFLYVDYSMPLQPLREHFEKVLSETRLWDQETQVLQVTDTTEKTMTIRLLMTAQNSPTAFDLRCYVREKMIEFIQQNYPQSLPQVRATLTPSFTADSE; from the coding sequence ATGCCTTTTTTAGTTGGTGAGTTATCTGGCGCTCCGGCATGGGTGCCTGCGGTATTGCTCGTCACTGTTTCGCTCGCGGTGGGATTTCTGGCAAGATTTATACTTTTGCAGTTCATTCGTTACTGGCAGAGTCGTGACAGAAAGCTCTTCAAGTCTCTGGAGAAACACCTTCGTGGCTCCATGTTTCTTTTCATTCCCCTGCTGTTGATCCGCGTAGGGGTCAATTATGCCAATATCCAGCCGGAGTCCCTGAGCTTTATCAGAACGACAACGAATATCTTTATTATTTTGTCGTTTTGTTCCGTCCTGATTCGATTAATTAATGTTGCTCAGGATATGCTTTTTATTCGCTATGACATTAATATTTCGAACAATCTTCGTGCCCGCAAAATTCGCACGCAGATCATGTATGTCAAAAAAGTCGCTATCGTCTTACTGGTGACGCTTTGTTTATCCCTGATTTTACTGAGTTTCCCTGGCGTGCGGCAATTCGGTACCACTATTCTGGCGGGTGCCGGGGTAGCGGGGATAATAATCGGTTTTGCGCTACAGAAGTCGCTGGTTAATTTATTTGCCGGTATACAGATTGCCTTTACGCAACCGATCAAAATCGATGATGCGGTGGTAGTGGAAAAAGAGTGGGGCTGGATCGAGGAGATAAATCTGACGTATGTGGTAGTGCGTCTGTGGGATCTGCGCCGCCTGGTGTTGCCCATTACCTATTTTACCGAAAATCCCTTCCAGAACTGGACGCGTAATAACGCGCAAATTTTAGGTTCGGTGTTTCTTTATGTGGATTATTCCATGCCGTTACAGCCGCTGCGTGAACACTTTGAGAAAGTGCTCAGTGAAACCCGGCTCTGGGATCAGGAAACGCAGGTTTTACAGGTGACCGATACCACCGAAAAAACCATGACCATCAGGCTATTGATGACGGCACAGAACTCACCAACGGCCTTTGATTTACGCTGTTACGTGCGGGAAAAAATGATCGAGTTTATTCAGCAGAATTATCCGCAGAGTCTTCCGCAGGTACGGGCGACACTGACCCCTTCCTTCACCGCCGACAGCGAGTAA
- a CDS encoding methyl-accepting chemotaxis protein yields the protein MRITALKRFFSLSRQRSAASYNALCQNKPVIEFSPEGVIQKASPLFLSAMGYRAEEIIGHHHRLFCPPALVNSPEYSQFWQRLARGESFSGKYLRLAKGDRPVWLEASYIPITDRRGKVTRVIKIAADISARIQVALEQESIVNAISRSMAIISFSPDGIVLEANDNFLTTTGYKREEVIGKHHRLFCSPTLYKSDEYRQFWERLNQGEFFSGQFPRLNRQGEPLWLRATYNPVFNHDGQLYKIVKFATDVTADVLRNQREQEAAVHAWDMAVQTRGSAQAGASVIENSIRMIDTIAQGLGAVSTDVSRLNNQSDSIDGMVETIRSFAMQTRLIALNAAIEAARAGASGRSFAVVAAEVRTLAASVSSATEEIERVVASNNQLAKEVLSGIENNLTNTREGVTLMREAGEVIASIQLNAAGVETAVKDVALSVKAG from the coding sequence ATGCGTATAACTGCACTTAAACGTTTTTTCTCCCTGAGCCGCCAGCGTTCAGCCGCGTCGTATAACGCACTTTGTCAGAATAAACCTGTCATTGAATTCAGTCCGGAAGGGGTGATCCAGAAAGCCAGCCCGCTTTTTCTTTCTGCGATGGGATACCGGGCTGAGGAAATTATTGGTCATCACCATCGACTATTCTGCCCGCCTGCGCTGGTCAACTCCCCGGAGTACAGCCAGTTCTGGCAGCGCCTCGCCAGGGGGGAAAGTTTCAGCGGCAAGTATTTGCGTCTGGCTAAGGGGGATCGTCCGGTATGGCTGGAAGCCAGCTATATCCCCATTACGGACCGGCGCGGCAAGGTGACGCGTGTCATCAAGATTGCGGCGGATATTTCTGCGCGTATCCAGGTGGCCCTTGAGCAGGAATCCATCGTCAATGCCATCAGCCGCTCCATGGCCATTATCTCGTTTAGCCCCGACGGTATCGTGCTGGAAGCCAATGATAATTTCCTGACGACTACCGGTTATAAACGTGAGGAGGTTATCGGTAAACATCATCGACTGTTCTGTTCACCGACGCTGTATAAAAGTGATGAATACCGCCAGTTCTGGGAGCGATTGAATCAGGGCGAATTCTTTTCCGGTCAGTTTCCACGCCTCAACCGTCAGGGAGAGCCGCTGTGGCTGCGTGCAACCTATAACCCGGTTTTCAACCATGACGGGCAGCTTTATAAAATTGTGAAGTTCGCCACCGACGTCACGGCAGATGTCCTGCGTAACCAGCGAGAGCAGGAAGCGGCGGTCCATGCATGGGATATGGCGGTGCAAACCCGTGGCAGTGCGCAGGCCGGAGCCAGCGTTATCGAAAACAGCATCCGGATGATTGATACCATTGCCCAGGGGTTGGGAGCAGTTTCCACCGATGTGTCCCGGCTGAACAATCAGTCTGACAGCATTGACGGCATGGTGGAAACCATCCGCAGCTTTGCCATGCAGACACGGCTGATTGCCCTCAATGCCGCGATTGAAGCGGCGAGGGCGGGTGCCTCCGGACGCAGTTTTGCCGTGGTTGCCGCCGAAGTCCGCACGCTTGCGGCCAGCGTCAGCAGCGCCACGGAAGAAATTGAGCGGGTAGTGGCCAGCAATAATCAGCTGGCTAAAGAGGTGCTCAGTGGTATTGAAAACAACCTGACGAACACCCGGGAAGGGGTAACGCTGATGCGGGAAGCGGGTGAGGTGATCGCCAGCATTCAGCTCAATGCCGCCGGGGTTGAGACGGCGGTGAAGGATGTTGCTCTGTCAGTCAAAGCCGGATAA
- a CDS encoding MFS transporter — MDRTLSTAGLFIVLVFIIALNLRPVMAAMGPLFPLLQHNAHFSATQLSLLTTLPVMMMGLAALAGPRLQQKMGEVRGITGGLILLALASAVRGVDQSAATLIISALVAGTGIGVIQALMPALIKRQFGARAGTLMALFSTGIMAGAAMAAASAAPLAMHQGLALTLAVPAIPAAIALLLWLTHSRRAVPVHITHRHRVPLTGRAWLLMIFFGVGTGAYTLVLAWLPPFYMQHGWQAGQSGYVLGALTLTEVAAGFILSSLIHRFHDRRRPLLVVLAMILAGLVSLMLLGGAQAWLPTLLLGLGIGALFPLSLIVTLDHATAPEEAGALLSFVQGGGYMLAALMPLVAGIVRDRAASLDSAWAIMSVGIVVLMFMALRFRPQA; from the coding sequence GTGGATCGTACCTTATCAACGGCAGGATTGTTTATCGTTCTGGTTTTTATCATCGCACTGAATCTTCGTCCGGTGATGGCGGCAATGGGGCCGCTGTTTCCGCTATTGCAGCATAACGCCCACTTCAGCGCCACACAGCTCAGTCTGCTGACCACCTTGCCGGTGATGATGATGGGGCTGGCGGCGCTTGCCGGGCCACGTCTGCAACAGAAAATGGGCGAAGTGCGGGGGATCACCGGTGGTCTGATATTGCTGGCGCTGGCGAGCGCCGTGCGTGGCGTCGATCAGTCTGCTGCCACCTTGATTATCAGCGCACTGGTGGCTGGCACCGGCATTGGCGTCATTCAGGCCCTGATGCCAGCGCTGATCAAGCGTCAGTTCGGCGCTCGGGCGGGCACGCTGATGGCGCTTTTTTCCACCGGCATTATGGCGGGCGCGGCAATGGCCGCGGCCAGCGCCGCACCGCTGGCGATGCATCAGGGGCTGGCGTTGACGCTGGCCGTACCGGCGATCCCCGCCGCCATCGCATTGTTGCTGTGGCTGACCCACTCACGGCGGGCCGTGCCGGTGCACATCACACATCGTCACCGCGTGCCGCTCACGGGCCGCGCCTGGCTGCTGATGATCTTCTTTGGCGTTGGTACAGGGGCGTATACGCTGGTGCTGGCCTGGCTGCCGCCGTTTTACATGCAGCACGGCTGGCAGGCCGGGCAGAGTGGTTATGTGCTGGGCGCGTTGACGCTGACCGAGGTGGCCGCAGGGTTTATCCTTTCCAGCCTGATCCATCGCTTTCACGATCGCCGTCGTCCCTTGCTGGTGGTGCTGGCCATGATCCTCGCAGGGCTGGTGAGCCTGATGCTGCTGGGCGGGGCGCAGGCCTGGCTGCCAACCCTGTTGCTGGGGCTGGGGATTGGCGCGCTGTTTCCGCTGTCGCTGATCGTCACGCTCGATCACGCCACCGCGCCGGAAGAGGCGGGCGCGCTGCTGTCCTTTGTGCAGGGGGGCGGTTATATGCTGGCGGCGTTAATGCCGCTGGTGGCCGGAATAGTACGTGACCGCGCCGCCTCGCTCGACAGCGCCTGGGCCATCATGAGCGTCGGCATTGTGGTATTGATGTTTATGGCGCTGCGCTTCAGGCCGCAGGCGTGA
- a CDS encoding MarR family winged helix-turn-helix transcriptional regulator, with product MADHVDFIVDQWASAMPELDASSMLVFGRMLRIMKNLAKARAEALASFGFRDGEFDVLATLRRAGEPYRLSPTQLYKSLLVTSGAMTNRLNHLEDAGLIVRVSDPDDKRSMLVALTGSGREKIERALKIHTETQNQFLSMLDETQQHQLQQLLSLLLTDET from the coding sequence GTGGCAGATCATGTCGATTTCATTGTAGATCAGTGGGCCAGCGCAATGCCGGAGCTGGATGCGTCATCGATGTTAGTGTTTGGGCGAATGCTGCGCATCATGAAAAACCTGGCGAAAGCGCGTGCTGAGGCGCTGGCCTCCTTTGGCTTTCGTGACGGCGAGTTTGATGTGCTGGCGACCCTGCGCCGGGCGGGTGAGCCTTATCGCCTCTCCCCCACGCAGCTGTATAAATCATTGCTGGTCACGTCAGGCGCCATGACCAATCGCCTCAATCATCTGGAAGACGCGGGGCTTATCGTGCGCGTGAGCGATCCTGACGATAAGCGCAGTATGCTGGTGGCGCTGACCGGATCCGGACGGGAAAAAATCGAGCGGGCGCTGAAAATACATACCGAGACGCAAAACCAGTTTCTCAGCATGCTTGATGAAACTCAGCAGCACCAGCTTCAGCAGCTGCTGAGTCTGTTACTTACTGATGAAACGTAA
- a CDS encoding nitroreductase, with product MSDVMLFRDAVRERHSVRHFLPQPVPDAILRAVLEDAQRAPSNCNTQPWQTHIVSGAKRDALSQAILAADDAGQLTPDFSFDTADFPGIYHERSKEQGAAYYQAIGVKREDYDQRRHASRRNLEFFGAPHVALLFMPQVGDNVRVAGDIGMYAQTLLLSLTAHGLGGIPQTMLGFYADTIREALGIDPALKLLFGISLGYPDRDHPANQYRIEKAPLGESVTFHQ from the coding sequence ATGTCAGATGTAATGTTGTTTCGGGATGCTGTACGTGAGCGCCATTCGGTGCGCCATTTCCTTCCACAGCCTGTACCGGATGCCATCCTGCGGGCGGTGCTGGAGGATGCGCAGCGCGCGCCTTCCAACTGCAACACGCAGCCCTGGCAAACGCATATCGTCTCAGGCGCGAAGCGCGATGCGCTGAGCCAGGCGATCCTCGCGGCAGATGACGCCGGGCAACTGACGCCGGATTTCAGTTTTGATACCGCTGATTTCCCCGGTATTTATCATGAGCGATCAAAAGAGCAGGGCGCGGCCTACTATCAGGCCATCGGTGTGAAACGCGAGGACTACGATCAGCGCCGCCATGCCTCCCGTCGTAACCTGGAATTCTTTGGCGCGCCCCATGTTGCGCTGCTGTTTATGCCGCAGGTGGGCGATAACGTGCGTGTCGCTGGTGATATCGGGATGTATGCCCAGACGCTCTTGCTGTCGCTCACCGCCCACGGTTTAGGCGGTATTCCCCAGACCATGCTGGGCTTTTATGCCGACACTATCCGTGAAGCACTCGGCATCGATCCGGCGCTGAAATTACTGTTTGGCATCTCACTGGGCTACCCGGACCGGGATCATCCTGCCAACCAGTACCGCATCGAAAAAGCCCCGCTGGGCGAAAGCGTTACGTTTCATCAGTAA
- a CDS encoding NAD(P)H-dependent flavin oxidoreductase, whose protein sequence is MNNRVTQILNIRYPLIQAPLYFLTNAELVAAVSNAGGLGTLGPHAGQDSLPGSRWVALERMREEIRKVKKLTTKPFAATLINGPDMRFWRPTAEMLAEEGVEVVLINEVLDAEIYDFFKSRGIKILYRALTPTIANSKEAEKLGADIIIATGFDEGGTVPSRVIGTFSIVPMIADSVKVPVIAAGGIGDVRGVRAALALGAEGVFAGSLFLTAEENPAADKVKRLIVDSTAEDLLLFRTLPAYYRTLPTDLSPTLAELDAQGADRETLFKAMNGYHSLWQAMRLGNFDQGVVSTGTGISVIKSIRPAADIVADLMQDF, encoded by the coding sequence ATGAATAACCGTGTCACTCAAATTTTAAATATTCGCTATCCACTGATTCAGGCCCCGTTATATTTCCTGACCAATGCCGAACTGGTTGCTGCGGTGTCAAATGCGGGCGGTCTGGGCACGCTGGGGCCGCACGCCGGTCAGGACAGCCTGCCAGGCTCACGCTGGGTGGCGCTGGAGCGCATGCGGGAAGAGATCCGTAAAGTCAAAAAACTCACCACTAAACCCTTCGCGGCGACCCTGATTAACGGCCCGGATATGCGCTTCTGGCGGCCCACTGCCGAGATGCTGGCTGAAGAAGGCGTGGAAGTGGTGCTTATCAATGAAGTACTGGACGCGGAAATCTACGACTTCTTTAAAAGCCGCGGCATTAAAATTCTCTACCGCGCCCTGACGCCGACGATCGCCAATTCGAAAGAAGCCGAAAAATTGGGCGCGGATATCATTATTGCTACCGGTTTTGACGAAGGCGGCACCGTGCCGTCACGGGTGATTGGCACCTTCAGCATCGTGCCGATGATCGCTGACAGCGTGAAAGTGCCGGTTATCGCTGCCGGGGGGATCGGCGATGTGCGCGGGGTGCGTGCCGCCCTGGCGCTGGGAGCGGAAGGGGTATTTGCGGGCAGCCTGTTTTTAACGGCGGAGGAAAACCCCGCGGCTGACAAAGTAAAACGCCTGATTGTCGATTCCACGGCGGAAGATTTGCTGCTGTTCCGCACGCTGCCCGCGTATTACCGCACCTTACCTACCGATCTGAGTCCGACGCTGGCAGAACTGGACGCGCAGGGTGCCGATCGTGAAACCCTGTTTAAGGCCATGAACGGCTACCACTCCCTGTGGCAGGCGATGCGCCTCGGCAATTTTGATCAGGGCGTGGTTTCCACCGGTACGGGTATTTCCGTGATCAAATCCATTCGTCCGGCCGCAGACATTGTTGCCGATCTCATGCAGGACTTTTAA
- a CDS encoding LysR family transcriptional regulator yields the protein MDYNAAKLFIAVVNAGSFSAASDRLDVPISTLSRKINELEQSLNVQLLERSRHGVKPTYKGQQFFEQARPGVELLEDAQKAVTSAHTLQGKLRLSVPPDFSLWWDLLIAFQQRYPDITVFCHTSERVVDLFEDGVDVALRMGDLNTDEVIARPLMTVEAVFVASPAFLARHGTPQTLAELARLPVMAWESLNHGLFEWDAGSEKVKYEPFFSSNHSPGLLHYALNGMGVARLLDFSVRPFLESGALVQLLPGTHRQILPLHLVYARHKHPSALVRAYLDFCMAWVETLK from the coding sequence ATGGATTACAACGCAGCAAAATTGTTCATCGCGGTGGTGAATGCCGGCAGTTTTTCTGCGGCCAGTGATCGTCTGGATGTGCCGATCTCCACCTTAAGCCGTAAAATTAATGAGCTGGAACAGTCACTGAACGTGCAGTTGCTGGAACGCTCCCGGCACGGCGTAAAGCCCACGTATAAAGGGCAGCAATTCTTTGAGCAGGCACGACCTGGCGTCGAACTGCTGGAAGACGCGCAGAAGGCCGTTACATCGGCCCATACCTTACAGGGCAAATTACGCCTGTCCGTGCCACCTGATTTCTCGCTGTGGTGGGATTTACTGATCGCTTTCCAGCAGCGCTATCCCGATATCACCGTTTTTTGTCATACCAGCGAACGGGTGGTGGATTTGTTTGAGGATGGCGTGGATGTGGCGCTCAGAATGGGCGATTTAAATACCGACGAGGTAATTGCCAGACCGCTGATGACGGTGGAAGCCGTGTTTGTGGCAAGTCCCGCTTTCCTGGCGCGTCACGGCACGCCACAGACGCTGGCGGAGCTGGCCCGCCTGCCGGTGATGGCCTGGGAAAGCCTCAACCATGGTCTTTTTGAATGGGACGCGGGATCGGAGAAAGTGAAATACGAGCCATTCTTTTCTTCTAACCATTCGCCGGGATTATTGCACTATGCGCTGAATGGGATGGGCGTCGCACGGCTGCTGGATTTTTCCGTCAGGCCTTTTCTGGAAAGCGGCGCGTTAGTGCAGCTTCTGCCTGGCACTCACCGCCAAATTTTGCCGTTGCACCTGGTTTACGCGCGCCATAAACACCCTTCCGCCCTGGTGCGGGCTTATCTGGATTTTTGTATGGCGTGGGTGGAAACACTGAAATAA
- a CDS encoding thioredoxin fold domain-containing protein: MECLKKVVAGSFLLMSFNIFAATNNAPNTETLRYYEDIVHSLPELEPVTWTAAAEKYKLLVFIDNQCIYCTQVVKNVKKYNDAGLTMSFITVAPSSIRDSVIEDMGRVWCSADRKKSLQNAMAGFLPDNDASEACTNKIVKQSALADRLGVTATPVMVVIDKSVHPFIGSVPPAQILSELQ; the protein is encoded by the coding sequence ATGGAATGCCTTAAAAAGGTGGTAGCGGGAAGTTTTTTATTAATGAGTTTTAATATTTTTGCCGCAACGAATAACGCCCCGAATACAGAGACGCTTCGCTATTATGAGGATATCGTTCATTCGTTACCTGAACTTGAACCTGTAACATGGACCGCCGCTGCTGAAAAATACAAGCTTCTCGTTTTCATCGATAACCAGTGTATATATTGTACTCAGGTTGTTAAGAATGTTAAAAAATATAACGATGCCGGTCTGACAATGTCATTTATTACCGTTGCGCCATCTTCAATACGTGACAGCGTTATCGAAGACATGGGCAGAGTCTGGTGCTCAGCAGATCGCAAGAAAAGTTTGCAAAACGCGATGGCTGGATTTCTGCCGGATAACGACGCATCAGAAGCCTGTACAAATAAGATCGTTAAACAATCCGCTCTGGCTGATCGCCTGGGCGTAACGGCAACGCCAGTGATGGTCGTCATCGATAAATCTGTTCATCCCTTTATCGGCAGCGTCCCGCCAGCGCAGATCCTTTCTGAACTGCAATAA
- a CDS encoding helix-turn-helix domain-containing protein codes for MNQPIDLIAKGLTRERQRAGLSLAEVARRAGIAKSTLSQLESGSGNPSLETLWALCVALNIPFARLMEPEINKMQVIRCGDGPTVTAELADYKAILLATCPPGARRDIYLLITQPGSERLSMPHPPGSVEHIIVTQGRARVGLTTSPVELGAGDYISYPADEEHVFCALEPDTMAILVSEQN; via the coding sequence ATGAATCAACCGATAGATCTGATCGCGAAAGGTTTAACAAGAGAGCGCCAGCGCGCGGGGCTGTCACTGGCGGAAGTGGCGCGTCGGGCCGGGATTGCGAAATCCACCCTGTCGCAGCTGGAATCAGGCAGTGGTAATCCCAGTCTCGAGACCTTATGGGCGTTGTGTGTGGCGCTGAATATCCCGTTTGCCCGACTTATGGAGCCTGAAATCAACAAGATGCAGGTAATACGTTGCGGTGATGGCCCGACGGTGACCGCAGAGCTTGCTGACTATAAGGCGATTTTACTGGCGACCTGTCCACCCGGTGCGCGGCGGGATATCTATCTGCTGATCACCCAGCCTGGATCGGAGCGTCTGTCGATGCCGCACCCGCCTGGATCCGTTGAGCATATTATTGTGACTCAGGGGCGAGCGCGAGTCGGCCTGACGACGTCGCCTGTGGAGCTTGGGGCAGGGGATTATATTTCCTACCCGGCGGATGAGGAGCACGTCTTCTGTGCGCTGGAGCCAGACACCATGGCGATCCTGGTGTCGGAGCAGAACTGA
- a CDS encoding AzlC family ABC transporter permease, which produces MSNKPVALPPDAIKSIVLICLADSLVGLSYGSLAISEGFPLWVPLSLSLLVLAGASEFMFIGIVAGGGSPLTAAAAGLLVNLRHFPFGIAVKDLAGRQHLSWLGCHIMNDESVVVGISQEKIVQRRAAYWACGLGIAFCWPVSVLAGAWLGRFIPDTQAMGLDAVFPAILIALIFPALQKRRVAIPASVGAAVGLITVPFLPAGMPVLCAMAGMLAWRGDK; this is translated from the coding sequence ATGAGTAATAAACCGGTTGCTTTACCCCCTGATGCAATAAAAAGCATTGTGTTAATTTGCCTCGCTGACAGCCTGGTGGGCCTGTCATACGGATCCCTTGCCATTTCGGAAGGCTTTCCGCTATGGGTGCCACTCTCTTTATCATTGCTGGTGCTGGCGGGTGCGTCTGAATTTATGTTCATTGGCATCGTTGCGGGCGGCGGCAGCCCGTTAACCGCCGCTGCGGCTGGCCTGCTGGTTAACCTGCGGCATTTCCCTTTTGGTATCGCGGTTAAGGATCTGGCCGGTCGCCAGCATCTGAGCTGGCTGGGCTGTCACATCATGAATGATGAAAGCGTGGTGGTCGGTATTTCGCAGGAAAAGATCGTGCAGCGCCGTGCGGCCTACTGGGCCTGTGGACTGGGTATCGCATTCTGCTGGCCGGTAAGCGTACTGGCCGGGGCCTGGCTGGGGCGTTTCATCCCGGACACGCAGGCCATGGGGCTCGACGCCGTGTTTCCGGCGATTTTAATTGCGCTGATATTCCCGGCCTTGCAGAAACGGCGCGTGGCGATCCCGGCCTCTGTTGGCGCGGCGGTAGGCCTGATTACGGTACCTTTTTTGCCGGCGGGTATGCCGGTTCTCTGTGCGATGGCGGGCATGCTGGCGTGGCGGGGGGATAAATAA
- a CDS encoding AzlD domain-containing protein: MQSTLIPLGIAILALGTYLIRFAGFRLGNRLALSERTQTLLSDAAILLLLAVAAISTLYEAQAFAGVARVSGVLFAVFLCWRKAPLVFTIIGAAVMTAALRYIGIA; this comes from the coding sequence ATGCAATCGACACTGATCCCCCTTGGCATCGCGATCCTGGCGCTGGGAACGTATCTGATCCGTTTTGCAGGATTCCGGCTGGGCAACCGACTGGCGCTTTCCGAACGAACACAAACGTTATTATCCGATGCCGCGATCCTGTTGTTACTGGCTGTGGCTGCTATCAGCACCCTCTATGAGGCGCAGGCGTTTGCCGGCGTGGCGCGGGTATCCGGCGTGCTGTTTGCGGTATTCCTGTGCTGGCGAAAAGCGCCGCTGGTATTCACCATCATTGGCGCGGCCGTGATGACGGCAGCCCTGCGATATATCGGTATTGCCTGA
- the hchA gene encoding glyoxalase III HchA: protein MSSEKSKQPQIDHAEDNAFFPSEYSLGEFTSPVSDLSDADYPRRHNGGKKILVIAADERYLKTDTGALFSTGNHPVETLVPLYHLHAAGFEFDVATVSGQMAKFEYWAMPRQDPRIMPFFREYQSKFQSPKKLSDVVKGLNGDSDYAAVFIPGGHGALIGLPESDAVADTLRWAIHHDRFVISLCHGPAAFLSLRNGENPLNGYSICAFPDATDKQTPEMGYMPGHLTWYFGEELKAMGMTLINDDIDGSVNKDRYLLTGDSPFAANALGQLAAKELLAVYG, encoded by the coding sequence ATGAGCAGTGAAAAAAGTAAACAGCCACAAATTGATCATGCTGAAGATAATGCCTTTTTCCCTTCAGAATATTCTCTGGGCGAGTTTACCAGCCCCGTCTCCGATTTGAGTGATGCCGATTATCCCCGTCGTCATAACGGCGGCAAAAAGATCCTGGTGATTGCCGCCGATGAACGTTATCTGAAAACGGATACTGGCGCATTGTTCTCAACCGGTAATCATCCGGTTGAAACCCTGGTGCCGCTCTATCATCTGCACGCCGCCGGATTTGAATTTGATGTGGCGACCGTCTCCGGGCAGATGGCAAAATTTGAATACTGGGCAATGCCACGCCAGGATCCGCGAATTATGCCCTTCTTCAGGGAGTATCAGTCAAAATTCCAGTCACCGAAAAAGCTCTCTGACGTGGTTAAGGGGCTCAACGGCGACAGTGACTATGCGGCGGTGTTTATTCCGGGCGGTCACGGTGCGTTGATTGGCCTGCCCGAGAGCGATGCCGTGGCGGATACGCTGCGTTGGGCGATTCATCACGATCGCTTTGTGATTTCGCTCTGCCATGGCCCGGCAGCTTTCCTGTCACTGCGTAATGGTGAGAATCCGCTTAACGGTTATTCCATCTGCGCCTTCCCGGATGCCACTGATAAACAAACACCGGAGATGGGATATATGCCCGGCCATCTGACCTGGTATTTTGGCGAGGAGTTAAAAGCGATGGGGATGACGCTCATCAATGATGATATTGATGGCAGCGTGAACAAGGATCGTTATCTGCTGACAGGCGACAGTCCGTTCGCGGCTAATGCGCTGGGTCAGCTGGCGGCAAAAGAATTGCTCGCAGTTTACGGATAA
- a CDS encoding GntR family transcriptional regulator, which produces MAAETQLNPTQPVNQQIYRILRRDIVHCLIAPGTPLSEKDVSVRFDVSRQPVREAFIKLAENGLIQIRPQRGSYVNKISMQQVRNGCFVRQAIECAVARRAATLINDSQSYQLEQNLHQQRIAIDRKQLNDFFQLDDEFHQKLAQIADCQLAWDTIENIKATMDRVRYMSLDHVSPPEKLLSQHQDIFAALEKKDVDGVDQAMTRHLQEIGETVQLIRQENRDWFTEE; this is translated from the coding sequence ATGGCCGCTGAAACGCAATTAAATCCAACCCAGCCTGTAAATCAGCAAATCTACCGCATTCTTCGCCGGGATATTGTGCATTGCCTGATCGCCCCCGGCACGCCGCTGTCTGAAAAAGACGTGTCGGTGCGTTTTGACGTCTCCCGGCAACCGGTGCGCGAAGCCTTTATTAAGCTGGCGGAAAACGGACTGATCCAGATCCGCCCGCAACGTGGCAGCTATGTGAATAAAATTTCCATGCAGCAGGTGCGCAACGGCTGTTTTGTACGTCAGGCTATTGAATGCGCCGTCGCCCGCCGGGCGGCGACGCTGATTAATGACAGCCAGAGCTATCAGCTTGAGCAAAATCTGCATCAGCAACGCATTGCCATTGACCGTAAGCAACTCAACGATTTCTTCCAGCTTGACGACGAGTTTCATCAGAAACTGGCGCAGATTGCTGATTGCCAGCTGGCCTGGGACACTATCGAAAACATCAAAGCGACCATGGATCGGGTGCGCTATATGAGCCTTGATCACGTGTCGCCACCGGAAAAACTCCTCAGTCAGCATCAGGATATTTTTGCCGCGCTCGAGAAAAAGGATGTGGACGGCGTGGATCAGGCGATGACGCGTCATTTGCAGGAGATCGGCGAAACCGTGCAGCTGATCCGCCAGGAAAACCGCGACTGGTTTACGGAAGAGTAA